Proteins encoded in a region of the Drosophila teissieri strain GT53w chromosome 4, Prin_Dtei_1.1, whole genome shotgun sequence genome:
- the LOC122622876 gene encoding uncharacterized protein LOC122622876, whose product MADRYASDLALVVVAQITQTIGYSCTLSAPLELLQDILQKFVQEFARDMHGQMEHANRIEPNLNDARLSIKNLSLNVQELLDYIANVEPVEFIRDVPQFPIGKSVNMNFLKPGSAETLTRPVYIFEYLPPMQDPELREIPNEVQKEFSEKQEFCSKSEFNSKSAADKLGAGHIDSISSSAVMTFQSNAFDLDVGRSVREMSSVVMTTGGFLSPAIEGKLPEDFIPDIVEKFLGLDAPPPSSLIVNPVENSPNLAISERETAVNPRKIIPNQFAETKILTQNAEFLTSAHLESSIINASNNHPISTILTATTPKKNKHKKHDLICETGKSENIINPFEKSQEKSQRKALKMYQETSKIQSDTSSNQMQNVKKSKKRLNRGSSDPNKKHLEKVFKKQSKHKQKNVQLDIDEKPFLQNSQITNGFAIEGNSNTENDLQADILSQPTSAINQIENQFRSSNNPVQPCVIQNSQVLLPAKKNPSEPERSKLDVFKKFSKPRTPRQDSGGTSVPLGIGVCVFGSTVTTPPLISLPSGTTITPTPSLGINSEKINISSMKFNPCGIFDQTLPLTKADVEMSIIDSAKPKKRGRKPGGKNVIKHTNFVSQSLVDSVERKKSSQAITLPLASSPMLITQSSLNVSPPTEPLNLCNTEQSSSDFLEKLYAKDKKEKKKYKSKHGTYLPENVIEISKGRSPEKTPALHDSIRATKQNNDAQCADKFSIVSSASIYPGNQTGMVPLLPLLQFPPRPGLIPTGPGLFPAVTGLVGFGNHGNRVPISPFIEYPGPEGSAADTARCPPIKDSTVTDTAQYLSRSSTQTDLQMDRNYCNVAPLVPDSMKFTECKSVSCASTSLEKSSAQATSKMNTKPPKQASGDPDDPIEVSDDSDESLHNRQMVQRKPPISSPAYTSFAESQTSSTISATFIGEEKSNMELRNLVSLNSNESIKKFKKPAKLSFPDVKSVTHTPSPHSFPQFNLPNFMGGDKFSLAGGADLIPLSRTSSSAHSSKIAPFSSLGESNTLPNQMKISEEQHILSTFSNYEDITITPTGLTALEPKMRKHHKKLKKVKEGKIKKKKEKKDKSKRKDRFGLPSFKSDRKIKANDKRQKKERKKDKDKQIIVHIPDDTKEFTKVPLTNIVEPVLKSSSMTINPPLGATSGMCPKLPQSPNQIPKLTLKLSGKPTLFSSSENEMTDAGKLKPTTIFPLGKKERERDTSPELARFSPLVTGPPKNKQSDTLPLGNCSTPALPVPSTPALRNAQLPVNQSSSNSAGWLSNPSNCNAASSTLSASSVLLPQQLMLAPNTIMNNFVQVIGNSTGTVSKSGLCSSPLNISEENANAMQITEPSRPSSYVDAEGNRIWICPACGKVDDGSAMIGCDGCDAWYHWICVGITFAPKDNDDWFCRVCVTKKTIHGSEKKKRRNKKKITQ is encoded by the exons ATGGCAGACAGATACGCTTCAGATTTGGCTCTTGTCGTCGTTGCGCAAATAACGCAAACTATTGGTTACAGCTGCACTCTGAGTGCACCCTTGGAATTGTTGCAGGACATATTGCAGAAGTTTGTACAGGAGTTCGCGCGAGACATGCATGGACAAATGGAGCACG CAAATCGGATCGAGCCTAACCTTAATGATGCACGGCTCAGTATAAAAAATCTTAGCTTAAACGTTCAAGAACTATTGGACTACATAGCTAATGTCGAACCTGTTGAATTCATCCGGGATGTACCGCAGTTTCCCATCGGAAAATCTGTAAACATGAACTTCCTTAAACCTGGAAGCGCAGAAACTCTAACACGACCTGTCTACATATTTGAGTATTTGCCACCAATGCAGGACCCTGAACTGCGTGAAATTCCAAACGAAGTTCAAAAAGAATTTTCGGAAAAGCAAGAGTTTTGCTCAAAATCAGAGTTTAATTCAAAAAGTGCGGCCGATAAGTTGGGCGCCGGACACATTGATTCTATCTCTTCTAGTGCGGTGATGACTTTCCAGTCGAATGCCTTTGACTTGGATGTTGGTCGCTCAGTCCGCGAAATGAGCAGCGTGGTAATGACAACAGGGGGATTCCTAAGTCCAGCTATTGAAGGCAAGCTACCCGAAGATTTCATACCGGATATAGTTG AAAAATTTTTAGGTTTGGATGCACCGCCACCATCGTCGTTAATTGTTAATCCGGTAGAAAATTCTCCAAATCTGGCTATTTCTGAAAGAGAAACAGCAGTAAATCCACGAAAAATCATTCCCAACCAATTCGCAGAAACTAAAATCTTAACACAAAATGCTGAATTTTTGACAAGTGCGCATTTAGAGTCTTCAATAATAAATGCATCTAACAACCATCCGATCTCAACAATATTAACTGCTACAACACCTAAGAAGAATAAACACAAGAAGCATGATTTAATATGCGAGACCGGCAAAAGCGAAAATATAATTAACCCCTTTGAAAAATCTCAGGAGAAGTCCCAGCGCAAGGCGTTAAAAATGTATCAAGAAACCTCAAAGATTCAAAGTGACACCTCAAGtaatcaaatgcaaaacgtaaaaaaatctaaaaaacgATTAAATCGAGGATCATCCGatccaaataaaaaacatttagaAAAAGTATTCAAAAAGCAGtccaaacataaacaaaaaaatgttcaacTGGACATTGACGAGAAACCATTTTTGCAGAATTCTCAAATTACAAACGGTTTTGCCATAGAAGGTAACTCAAATACCGAAAATGATTTACAAGCTGATATCCTTAGTCAGCCGACTTCAGCAATAAACCAGATTGAGAATCAATTTCGAAGTTCAAATAACCCAGTGCAGCCATGTGTAATTCAAAACTCGCAAGTGCTATtaccagcaaaaaaaaacccatcaGAACCAGAACGAAGTAAATTGGAcgtttttaagaaattttcTAAGCCACGAACTCCACGCCAAGATAGTGGAGGTACTTCGGTACCTCTTGGAATAGGAGTATGTGTATTTGGAAGCACAGTGACCACTCCGCCATTAATTAGTCTTCCATCGGGGACTACTATAACGCCTACACCTTCACTTGGTATAAATtctgaaaaaataaacatttccagcATGAAATTCAACCCTTGCGGTATATTCGATCAAACTCTACCTTTAACTAAGGCAGACGTTGAAATGTCAATTATTGATTCGGCAAAGCCTAAAAAGCGAGGTCGCAAACCTGGcggaaaaaatgtaataaaacatacaaattttgTATCGCAATCTTTGGTTGATTCAGTCGAACGGAAAAAGTCAAGTCAGGCTATTACACTACCTCTAGCATCATCTCCAATGTTAATTACCCAAAGTTCTTTAAACGTATCTCCGCCAACAGAACCTCTCAACTTGTGTAATACTGAACAGTCCTCCAGTGattttttggaaaaattgtatgcaaaagataaaaaggaaaaaaagaagtacAAATCAAAACATGGCACATACTTACCAGAAAATGTAATAGAAATCAGCAAGGGCCGTTCCCCTGAAAAAACACCAGCACTGCATGATTCTATTCGTGCcaccaaacaaaataatgatGCGCAATGTGCAGATAAATTTTCGATTGTTTCCAGCGCTTCAATTTACCCTGGAAATCAAACTGGAATGGTTCCGTTGCTTCCACTATTGCAATTTCCACCACGACCTGGTCTTATTCCTACTGGGCCTGGGCTTTTTCCTGCAGTCACTGGTTTGGTCGGCTTTGGGAATCACGGTAACAGAGTCCCTATTTCACCGTTCATAGAGTATCCTGGACCAGAAGGATCAGCCGCGGATACTGCTCGATGTCCACCAATTAAAGATTCTACTG TTACTGATACTGCTCAATATCTGAGCCGATCTTCAACGCAAACTGACTTGCAAATGGATCGAAACTACTGCAACGTTGCTCCATTAGTACCCGACTCAATGAAATTTACTGAGT GTAAAAGCGTATCTTGTGCCAGCACTAGCTTAGAAAAGTCATCTGCACAGGCTACAAGCAAAATGAACACGAAACCACCTAAACAGGCATCTGGAGATCCTGATGATCCGATAGAGGTTTCCGATGATTCAGATGAATCATTACACAACAGGCAGATGGTTCAACGAAAACCCCCAATATCATCTCCAGCTTATACCAGCTTTGCAGAATCACAGACCTCCTCGACTATTTCAGCTACATTTATTGGTGAAGAAAAATCCAACATGGAACTAAGGAATCTTGTGTCTCTAAACTCTAAcgaatcaattaaaaaatttaaaaagcctGCTAAACTTAGCTTTCCCGATGTAAAAAGCGTAACCCACACGCCATCACCACATTCATTTCCGCAATTTAACTTGCCTAATTTTATGGGTGGTGACAAGTTCAGTTTAGCTGGGGGTGCAGATCTTATTCCTTTGTCGAGAACAAGTAGTTCGGCACATTCCTCCAAAATAGCGCCATTCAGTAGCTTAGGTGAAAGCAATACTCTACCgaatcaaatgaaaatttcagAAGAGCAGCATATTTTGTCTACGTTTTCTAACTATGAAGACATTACAATAACACCAACTGGATTGACGGCGTTGGAACCAAAAATGCGCAAACATCATAAAAAGCTAAAGAAGGTGAAAGaagggaaaattaaaaaaaaaaaagaaaagaaagacaAATCAAAGAGAAAGGACCGCTTTGGTTTACCGTCTTTTAAATCCGACCGAAAAATAAAGGCCAATgataaaaggcaaaaaaaagaacggaAAAAGGATAAGGATAAGCAG ATTATAGTCCATATACCAGATGACACAAAAGAATTTACCAAGGTGCCTTTGACTAATATCGTTGAACCTGTATTGAAATCAAGTTCCATGACAATAAATCCACCGTTAGGTGCCACAAGTGGAATGTGTCCAAAGTTACCGCAGTCTCCAAATCAAATACCAAAACTAACACTGAAACTTAGTGGAAAACCTACATTATTTTCGTCTTCAGAAAATGAGATGACAGATGCAGGGAAACTAAAGCCAACAACTATTTTTCCTTTAGGAAAGAAGGAGCGTGAACGGGATACTTCTCCGGAGCTTGCTCGTTTTTCCCCATTGGTCACCGGGCCgcctaaaaacaaacaat CTGATACACTGCCTTTAGGAAACTGCTCTACGCCAGCCTTACCAGTACCTTCCACACCAGCGCTGCGTAACGCTCAACTTCCTGTTAATCAAAGCTCATCCAATTCTGCCGGTTGGTTATCAAACCCTAGTAACTGCAATGCTGCCTCTTCCACGCTTTCGGCTAGTTCTGTTTTATTACCACAACAATTAATGTTGGCGCCTAATACAATCATGAATAACTTTGTTCAAGTGATAGGCAACAGTACAGGAACAGTGTCAAAAAGTGGATTATGTAGTTCTCCGTTAAATATATCtgaagaaaatgcaaatgcaatgcaaattacGGAACCAAGTCGTCCATCGTCATATGTTGACGCCGAGGGTAACCGTATATGGATTTGCCCCGCTTGTGGAAAAGTCGACGATGGATCTGCTATGATTGGATGTGACGGATGCGACGCTTGGTATCATTG GATTTGTGTTGGAATAACCTTTGCACCGAAGGACAACGATGATTGGTTCTGTCGCGTTTgtgtaacaaaaaaaacaattcacgggtctgaaaaaaaaaagagacgaaacaaaaaaaaaattacccaataa